The following DNA comes from Corynebacterium atrinae.
GAGGACCACCGTGGGATCGGGGAAGAGATCCTGCAGCGGAGTGATTAGGTCTTCGCGGTAGAGGCACCGCCACACCTGCTCGGTGCGTTCGTCGAGCTCCGCGTAATCGATGCGGCCTTGGGCGAAAGCCTCGGAGAGCGCGGCGATGACCCGGTTGCGCTCGTCGTCGCTGGCGCGGATGTGCGGATTGTCGGTCATGCCATCGATACTACGGTCTTGTTTAGGTAGAACCCGGAGGCATCGCAACCGCGGGCCCATTGGACGACCAGTGCCGCGCCGAAGTCGGCGACGCGTTCCTGCAGGTTCGGCAGATGCGCCTCCAGCTCGGACCCGGGCCAGACCGTGGTCCGGACCTGCGCCTCCACACCTGACGCCGCCACCACCGCCAGGGACTCCCACATCGCTTCCGCCGCCCGCGGGGTGCAGCCGACCACTGGCGGTAGATCGGGCGGCAGTCCCTTGATGTCCAGGCCGATCCAGTCGGGCGTGGTCTCGGGGTCGGCCAGCAGGCGCCGCAGGCGGCTGGGTGAGTAGCCGCTGGTGTGCAGGCCTACCGGGAAGCCCAGCGCATGCGCGGAGCGGATGGCGGAGGGCAACGCTGGGGAACTGACGGGTTCCCCGCCGGAGATGACGAGGGCGTCGAGGAGGCC
Coding sequences within:
- a CDS encoding anaerobic ribonucleoside-triphosphate reductase activating protein; amino-acid sequence: MSASTSASDLPIAGLIPFSATDWPGRLTATVFTQGCPLRCTYCHNPQLQQFRPGTVSWHDVTQLLDARRGLLDALVISGGEPVSSPALPSAIRSAHALGFPVGLHTSGYSPSRLRRLLADPETTPDWIGLDIKGLPPDLPPVVGCTPRAAEAMWESLAVVAASGVEAQVRTTVWPGSELEAHLPNLQERVADFGAALVVQWARGCDASGFYLNKTVVSMA